Sequence from the Sulfuracidifex tepidarius genome:
TGCCAACGATTAACACACCTACTAAGATACCGTTTGAGTGCCTCAATGAAAACCTTGATACCTTTTCTATGACTTTATTTGACGATTTAGCTTTAACATGTGAAGGCCAGAAAGTCCTCTTTCCAAGCTTCATGTAAATTAATGGGAGAAGGGTCACTGCAATGAGCAGTGTAAGCGGAATCGTTGGAGTTATAACTAGACCCCATGTCCTTAAATATGGGACGAAGACGAAGGATGAGAAAACCGCAGTTACCGCAGTGCCTGATATAAGTATAGCCCTACCTGAAGTAGAGACGGAAATACTCATGGCTTCTGCTGATGATTTGCCGTTTTGAAGTTCCTCCTTAAAACGCGACATGAGGAAAACACTGTAGTCTGCTCCTATACCCATGATCACTGAAATGAGGGGTTCCACTATCTCGAAGTTCACGCTTCCCTTTAAGATGCCCACAATCGAGATTACTCCGAAACCCATCAGGACTGAGAGTGCTATTAAGGACAGACTGATAAGGGGAGCAACTATGGATCTGAAGTATATGCCTATCACTACAAGAAGGGCAATGAAAACTAGCGCGAAAGTCGTTCCCTGTCTTGATCCCTCAGATGAAGAGAGCTCCTGTATTATAGGAGCTGTACCCGTGACATAAAACTTACCGTGAAAGACGCTACCTATAGCGCTCTGTACCTCGTTCGATATAATTCCGTCAGGATAGGTCCCGTTCTTAAACGAGAAACCCGGAGAGTAACTGGTGTAGACGAAGACTACGCTTACGTTATGAGCTACGTATTGGGAGATCAGAGACGAAGGAGGAGTAATAACTTCATAAAGTAGTGGATCGTTTGCGTTGATAGGTTTAAAAATAAGGAAGCATACGTCCTTCTCTGATATACCAGTCTCCTTTGATACAGAAGCCGCGATAGATGAAATGTTAGTATAATCGCTAGAATTAAGATATTTCAGTGCTACAAGTCCTATTGGGTTCACATTTTTCAAAGACCCCTTAAACGCTAAAGTGTAGGAAAGGGTAACGTTTCCTGTGGACTTGTATTCTGTCACAAAAAGCTTAGCAAAAGAAGAGTAAAACTCAGTGAAATTTACTGTATAGTTAGATACTTTCACTTCCTCTGGGAGTCCCTTAGAGGCTTTCAGTAGTGAAGTTTGGGAATTATTACTTTCAATATAATATTTTATAAAGTGCGACGGAAAATAATATAAGGCATAAGCTGAATCGTTAAGCAGATCCCCTGTTTGATTTGCGATTTTACCTAAAGCCGTAGCGTAGTCTATGTAAACGTTAGCTACACTGGTTGCGTTCTCCACACCTTTAACCTGAAGAATCTTTTGAGATACTATATAGTTATCAAAAGGAGTAGCGTTAATTAAAGCTATATCAATAGAGTTGTTTGCTGAACCGGAAGGAAAATTCTTGTTCAGCAAGTCCTGAGCTTTCACGGACTGGAAATATGATGGAAGAGTGTAATTTTGATTGTACGATAAGTGGTTAGATGACTGAGACGCTAAAACTAAAGACAGCGAAATGACAATTACCCATATCAACACTCTTGCCTTAGCATGCATATTTATCAAACGAATTACAAGACTTAAAAACTGCCATTCTAAATTTCTTTAGCAGGAAACTCAAATTTATAGAGAAATTTAAAAATATTTCACTTTTCTAGAAAAGACCTAAAGACTCTATAGTTACAAAGTCTTCGATGTCGGTTAAACTTGTAAACTGATCCGCTATAATTATGCTGTATGTATGTATGCTCATAATAGATAATCTGTTTTTGAGGTTTTTAAAAAATGGCCATTATATGGAATAGACAGTTGTCTATATTCGTCGAGGCTTTCAAATTGATAGAAAGTGG
This genomic interval carries:
- a CDS encoding MMPL family transporter, with amino-acid sequence MHAKARVLIWVIVISLSLVLASQSSNHLSYNQNYTLPSYFQSVKAQDLLNKNFPSGSANNSIDIALINATPFDNYIVSQKILQVKGVENATSVANVYIDYATALGKIANQTGDLLNDSAYALYYFPSHFIKYYIESNNSQTSLLKASKGLPEEVKVSNYTVNFTEFYSSFAKLFVTEYKSTGNVTLSYTLAFKGSLKNVNPIGLVALKYLNSSDYTNISSIAASVSKETGISEKDVCFLIFKPINANDPLLYEVITPPSSLISQYVAHNVSVVFVYTSYSPGFSFKNGTYPDGIISNEVQSAIGSVFHGKFYVTGTAPIIQELSSSEGSRQGTTFALVFIALLVVIGIYFRSIVAPLISLSLIALSVLMGFGVISIVGILKGSVNFEIVEPLISVIMGIGADYSVFLMSRFKEELQNGKSSAEAMSISVSTSGRAILISGTAVTAVFSSFVFVPYLRTWGLVITPTIPLTLLIAVTLLPLIYMKLGKRTFWPSHVKAKSSNKVIEKVSRFSLRHSNGILVGVLIVGIAASLFVLSIPMNFNDTSALPDYPAVQGLNVIDDAFGHSFINPILIVIHSNYNFNTSFLMRISNLENNISHMKGVKQVFGPVPSNFNGTYNQEVRELMKENIGTDNKTALITVIMNYPSDSKQAFSLVSNIEKEVSNIGYIGGTTSTYMDLESYLMPYYEGIVIALPLVLFVVLSLFMRSFRIGLGMILTIILTIVSSLSIVYIAYGINTSTGVIFFIPLIVYVLMMGLGSDYSVFILSRIREEEKKGSESIIRGITLSAGAVTALGVILAASFGVLVTDPISIISELGAAIALAALIDTFIIRLSVYPAILSKIIKSKIKSKE